The following proteins come from a genomic window of Mycobacterium sp. DL:
- a CDS encoding GNAT family N-acetyltransferase — translation MSAPPLFRLVDERRVSVVRDIVAVRRVLDDDPVASCMVASRVAEHGIEPSGIGGELWTRRRASESLCYAGANLIPLRGGLSDLNAFADKAMSQARRCSSLVGRAELVLPMWQRLEHVWGPARDVRAHQPLMALNGPPVSAIDPAVRPVRIEELDAYLVAAIDMFIGEVGIDPRTGDGGRGYRRRVAGLIAAGRAWARFERGQVVFKAEVGSQSPAVGQIQGVWVHPDWRGRGIGTAGTAALSAAIVGSGRIASLYVNSFNAVARATYARIGFSEVGSFATVLLD, via the coding sequence ATGTCGGCTCCTCCGCTTTTTCGCCTCGTTGACGAGCGAAGGGTGTCGGTGGTGCGCGACATCGTCGCGGTTCGCCGGGTGCTCGACGACGATCCTGTCGCGTCGTGCATGGTTGCCTCCCGCGTCGCCGAGCACGGCATCGAGCCGTCGGGGATCGGTGGCGAACTGTGGACGCGACGCCGCGCCAGCGAATCACTGTGTTACGCCGGGGCGAACCTGATCCCGTTGCGGGGCGGGCTGAGCGATCTGAATGCGTTCGCCGACAAGGCCATGAGTCAGGCGCGCCGATGCTCGTCGCTCGTCGGCCGTGCCGAGTTGGTTCTGCCGATGTGGCAGCGCCTCGAACACGTCTGGGGTCCGGCCCGCGATGTCCGCGCACACCAGCCGCTGATGGCGCTGAACGGTCCACCGGTGTCTGCGATCGACCCGGCGGTCCGGCCGGTCCGGATCGAGGAACTCGACGCCTATCTCGTGGCGGCCATCGACATGTTCATCGGCGAGGTCGGCATCGACCCGCGCACCGGGGACGGCGGCCGGGGCTACCGGCGCCGAGTCGCCGGGCTGATCGCCGCCGGCCGGGCATGGGCCCGGTTCGAACGCGGGCAGGTCGTGTTCAAGGCGGAGGTCGGCTCGCAGTCACCTGCCGTGGGCCAGATCCAGGGCGTGTGGGTGCATCCGGACTGGCGGGGGCGCGGCATCGGGACCGCCGGGACCGCAGCCTTGTCGGCCGCAATCGTGGGCAGCGGTCGCATCGCGAGCCTGTATGTCAACAGCTTCAACGCCGTCGCGCGGGCGACCTACGCCCGGATCGGGTTCAGTGAGGTCGGGTCGTTCGCCACCGTATTGCTGGACTGA
- the dxr gene encoding 1-deoxy-D-xylulose-5-phosphate reductoisomerase, translated as MTASDGRLRVLILGSTGSIGTQALEVIAENPDRFEVVGLAAGGGNPDLLARQRQQTGVTNIAVADPVAAAAIGDVAHSGPEAVTRLVEDTEADVVLNALVGALGLKPTLAALTSGARLALANKESLVAGGPLVLKAAAPGQIVPVDSEHSALAQCLRGGAADEVAALVLTASGGPFRGWTSAQLEDVTPEQAGAHPTWSMGPMNTLNSASLVNKGLELIETHLLFGIDYDRIEVVVHPQSIVHSMVTFTDGSTLAQASPPDMKLPIALALGWPSRVAGAASACDFTTASTWEFEPLDSAVFPAVDLAREAGRGGGCLTAVYNAANEEAAEAFLRGRIPFPAIVRTISDVLRAADQWSSEPATVEDVLDAQDWARDRARRAVEREPAGSNR; from the coding sequence GTGACCGCATCCGACGGACGGCTTCGTGTCCTCATCCTGGGTAGTACGGGATCCATCGGTACCCAGGCGCTCGAGGTGATCGCCGAGAACCCGGACCGTTTCGAGGTGGTCGGGCTCGCGGCCGGCGGGGGCAATCCCGATCTGCTCGCGCGACAGCGCCAGCAGACCGGGGTGACCAACATCGCCGTCGCCGATCCCGTCGCCGCCGCGGCGATCGGCGACGTCGCCCACTCGGGGCCCGAGGCTGTCACCCGGCTCGTCGAGGACACCGAGGCGGACGTCGTGCTCAACGCCCTCGTCGGCGCGCTGGGCCTCAAGCCGACACTGGCTGCCCTGACCAGCGGTGCGCGGCTGGCGCTGGCCAACAAGGAGTCCCTGGTCGCGGGTGGTCCGCTGGTGCTCAAGGCGGCGGCGCCCGGTCAGATCGTGCCCGTCGACTCCGAGCACTCGGCGCTCGCGCAGTGCCTGCGGGGTGGTGCCGCCGATGAAGTGGCCGCGTTGGTTCTGACCGCCTCGGGAGGGCCGTTCCGGGGCTGGACCTCGGCGCAGCTCGAGGACGTCACCCCCGAGCAGGCGGGCGCGCATCCCACCTGGTCGATGGGGCCGATGAACACCTTGAACTCGGCGTCGCTGGTCAACAAGGGCCTCGAGCTGATCGAGACCCACCTGCTGTTCGGGATCGATTACGACCGGATCGAGGTGGTGGTGCACCCGCAGTCGATCGTGCACTCGATGGTGACCTTCACCGATGGCTCGACGCTTGCCCAGGCCAGCCCGCCCGACATGAAACTGCCGATCGCGCTGGCGCTGGGCTGGCCCTCCCGGGTCGCCGGCGCCGCGTCGGCATGCGATTTCACGACGGCCTCGACCTGGGAGTTCGAACCGCTGGACAGCGCGGTCTTCCCGGCGGTCGACCTGGCCCGCGAAGCCGGTCGCGGCGGCGGATGCCTCACAGCGGTCTACAACGCCGCCAACGAAGAGGCGGCAGAAGCCTTCCTCCGAGGACGCATCCCGTTCCCTGCGATCGTGAGAACCATTTCCGACGTGCTGCGCGCTGCCGACCAGTGGTCGTCGGAACCAGCTACCGTGGAGGACGTGCTCGACGCGCAGGATTGGGCCCGTGACCGGGCCCGGCGTGCGGTCGAGCGCGAACCCGCAGGTAGTAACCGGTAG
- the ispG gene encoding flavodoxin-dependent (E)-4-hydroxy-3-methylbut-2-enyl-diphosphate synthase — translation MSIGLGMPAPPAPTLSPRRKTRQLMVKDVGVGSDHPIAVQSMCTTKTHDINATLQQIAELTASGCDIVRVACPRQEDADALPAIAKKANIPVIADIHFQPKYIFAAIDAGCAAVRVNPGNIKEFDGRVKEVAKAAGAAGIPIRIGVNAGSLDPRLMKKYGKATPEALVESALWEASLFEEHGFGDIKISVKHNDPVIMVAAYEQLAAQCDYPLHLGVTEAGPAFQGTIKSAVAFGALLSKGIGDTIRVSLSAPPVEEIKVGNQILESLNLRPRGLEIVSCPSCGRAQVDVYTLANEVSAGLEGMEIPLRVAVMGCVVNGPGEAREADLGVASGNGKGQIFVKGEVIKTVPEALIVETLIEEALRIAEERGADDGSGSPVVTVS, via the coding sequence ATGTCCATCGGGCTGGGGATGCCCGCACCACCGGCGCCCACGCTTTCCCCGCGCCGCAAGACCCGCCAGCTCATGGTCAAGGATGTCGGGGTCGGCAGCGACCATCCGATCGCGGTGCAGTCGATGTGCACCACCAAGACCCACGACATCAACGCAACCCTGCAGCAGATCGCGGAACTGACTGCGTCGGGCTGCGACATCGTGCGCGTGGCCTGCCCGCGTCAGGAGGACGCCGACGCGCTGCCGGCGATCGCCAAGAAGGCCAACATCCCGGTCATCGCCGATATCCACTTCCAGCCCAAGTACATTTTTGCCGCGATCGACGCCGGCTGTGCCGCGGTCCGCGTCAACCCGGGCAACATCAAGGAGTTCGACGGCCGGGTCAAGGAGGTCGCGAAGGCCGCCGGAGCAGCCGGAATCCCGATCCGCATCGGTGTCAATGCCGGTTCGTTGGACCCTCGGTTGATGAAGAAGTACGGCAAGGCCACCCCGGAGGCGCTTGTCGAGTCGGCGCTGTGGGAGGCCTCGCTGTTCGAGGAACACGGCTTCGGCGACATCAAGATCAGCGTCAAGCACAACGACCCGGTCATCATGGTGGCTGCCTACGAGCAACTCGCCGCGCAGTGCGACTACCCGCTGCACCTCGGGGTCACCGAGGCCGGGCCGGCCTTCCAGGGCACCATCAAGTCCGCCGTCGCGTTCGGGGCACTGCTGTCCAAGGGCATCGGTGACACGATCCGGGTCTCGCTGTCGGCCCCGCCGGTCGAGGAGATCAAGGTCGGCAACCAGATCCTCGAGTCGCTGAATCTGAGGCCGCGCGGGCTGGAGATCGTGTCGTGTCCGTCGTGCGGACGTGCCCAGGTCGACGTCTACACGCTGGCCAACGAGGTGAGCGCCGGGCTCGAGGGGATGGAGATCCCACTGCGGGTCGCGGTGATGGGCTGCGTCGTCAACGGGCCGGGTGAAGCCCGCGAAGCCGACCTCGGCGTCGCCTCGGGTAACGGCAAGGGGCAGATCTTCGTCAAGGGTGAGGTCATCAAGACCGTGCCCGAAGCGCTCATCGTCGAGACCTTGATCGAGGAGGCTCTGCGAATCGCCGAAGAACGCGGCGCAGATGATGGCAGCGGTTCACCCGTTGTGACCGTAAGCTGA
- the puuE gene encoding allantoinase PuuE, with amino-acid sequence MTLGPAGSYPRDMIGYGPHPPHPQWPDDAVIAVQFVLNYEEGAESNVLHGDSASETFLSEIVAAQPFPNRHLSMESLYEYGSRAGLWRVLRAFDRRGLPLTVFGVALALARNPEAVSAFRERGDEIACHGLRWISYQLVEPEVERAHLLEAVEMMTEVTGEAPLGWYTGRDSPQTRRLVVEHGGFVYDSDSYADDLPYWTAVDGTNHLVVPYTLDTNDMRFAIAGGFPTGEQFFAHLRDAFDVLYAEGAAGAPKMLSIGLHCRLVGRPARIAALERFLDHVQSHERVWITRRIDIARHWIEHFPAP; translated from the coding sequence ATGACTCTGGGGCCGGCCGGCAGCTATCCGCGGGACATGATCGGCTACGGCCCTCACCCGCCCCACCCGCAGTGGCCCGACGACGCCGTGATCGCGGTCCAGTTCGTGCTGAACTACGAGGAGGGTGCGGAGAGCAACGTGCTGCACGGGGACTCGGCGTCAGAGACGTTCCTGTCCGAAATTGTTGCCGCTCAACCATTTCCGAACCGCCACCTGAGCATGGAGTCGCTGTACGAATACGGCTCGCGGGCCGGGTTGTGGAGGGTGCTTCGGGCCTTCGACCGACGCGGGTTGCCGCTGACGGTCTTCGGGGTGGCGCTGGCGCTGGCGCGCAATCCCGAGGCCGTGTCGGCATTCCGGGAGCGCGGCGACGAGATCGCCTGCCACGGCCTGCGCTGGATCAGCTATCAACTCGTCGAACCCGAGGTCGAGCGCGCACACCTGCTCGAGGCCGTGGAAATGATGACCGAGGTGACGGGCGAAGCCCCGCTCGGCTGGTACACCGGGCGCGATTCGCCGCAGACACGTCGGCTCGTGGTCGAACACGGCGGCTTCGTCTACGACTCGGACTCCTACGCCGACGATCTGCCGTACTGGACCGCGGTGGACGGGACGAACCACCTGGTCGTCCCGTACACCTTGGACACCAACGACATGCGCTTCGCGATCGCGGGCGGTTTTCCCACCGGCGAACAGTTCTTCGCCCATCTGCGCGACGCTTTCGACGTGCTGTACGCCGAGGGGGCGGCCGGAGCGCCCAAGATGCTCTCGATCGGGCTGCACTGCCGACTGGTGGGTCGGCCCGCCCGCATCGCGGCGCTGGAGAGGTTTCTCGACCACGTGCAGTCTCACGAACGGGTCTGGATCACCCGCCGTATCGACATCGCACGTCACTGGATCGAGCACTTCCCAGCGCCGTGA
- a CDS encoding penicillin-binding transpeptidase domain-containing protein, with protein MATLFSSVSRATGLAMVAALVVALAACTPRPNGPEPAAEEFFAALAVGDTSTAAELSDRPEAARAALNEVWAGLQATRLDAQILSTKFAEDTGSVTYRYTWHLPKDRTWTYDGQLNMVRDEGNWEVRWSATGVHPRLGENQTLALRAEAPRRASVNERGGTDVLVPGYRYHFALDARAAGVELMPTARAVVGALHRFDNTLDPQRLAELASSKKSPLSLITLRQVDHDAVAGAIGALPGVVITPQPEMVPTDDTFAPALVNQVKTAVSDELDGTAGWRVVTVNQNGVDVDVLHEVAGDPAPSVTISLDRSVQNAAQNAVDTTGKQAMIVVIKPSTGEIMAVAQNASADREGPIATMGLFPPGSTFKIVTAGAAIERDMATPNTLLGCPGRMDIGHRTVPNYGGFDLGTVPMSRAFASSCNTTFAELASRMPPRGLTQAAAQYGIGPDYNIEGIDTVSGSVPPTVNLTERTEDGFGQGKVLVSPFGMAMAAATVAAGRTPVPHLIEGRDTEITGEGAPISPEVVDSLRPMMRLVVTNGTAEDLQGAGDVRGKTGEAEFVGGSHSWFTGYRGDMAFSALIVGGGSSEYAVRMLKGMLDELPPDYLG; from the coding sequence ATGGCAACTCTGTTCTCATCAGTATCACGCGCAACGGGCCTGGCGATGGTGGCGGCGTTGGTCGTCGCGCTCGCGGCCTGCACACCCCGGCCCAACGGCCCCGAACCCGCGGCCGAGGAGTTCTTCGCCGCGCTGGCGGTCGGTGACACGTCGACGGCCGCCGAACTGAGCGACCGACCGGAGGCCGCGAGGGCGGCGCTCAACGAGGTGTGGGCAGGGCTGCAGGCGACCCGACTGGACGCGCAGATCCTGAGCACCAAGTTCGCCGAGGACACCGGAAGCGTCACCTACCGCTACACCTGGCATCTGCCCAAGGACCGCACATGGACCTACGACGGACAGCTCAACATGGTCCGAGACGAGGGGAACTGGGAGGTCCGGTGGAGCGCCACCGGTGTGCACCCCAGGCTGGGGGAGAACCAGACGCTCGCCCTTCGCGCCGAGGCGCCCCGCCGGGCCTCGGTCAACGAACGCGGCGGCACTGATGTTCTGGTGCCCGGATACCGGTACCACTTCGCCCTGGATGCCCGGGCTGCCGGAGTCGAACTGATGCCCACCGCGCGGGCGGTCGTCGGTGCCCTGCACCGTTTCGACAACACGCTGGATCCGCAACGGCTCGCCGAACTGGCCAGCTCGAAGAAGAGCCCGTTGAGCCTGATCACGTTGCGGCAGGTCGACCACGACGCGGTGGCAGGGGCCATCGGAGCGCTGCCGGGTGTGGTGATCACGCCCCAGCCCGAGATGGTGCCCACCGACGACACGTTCGCGCCCGCTCTGGTCAACCAGGTCAAGACGGCCGTCTCCGACGAACTCGACGGCACCGCGGGGTGGCGCGTGGTGACCGTCAACCAGAACGGCGTCGACGTCGATGTGCTGCATGAGGTGGCCGGTGACCCCGCGCCGTCGGTGACCATCAGCCTGGACCGCTCGGTGCAGAACGCCGCCCAGAATGCCGTCGACACGACCGGCAAGCAGGCCATGATCGTGGTCATCAAACCCTCCACCGGTGAGATCATGGCCGTCGCGCAGAACGCGTCTGCCGACCGGGAGGGGCCGATCGCCACGATGGGCCTGTTCCCGCCCGGGTCGACGTTCAAGATCGTGACCGCCGGTGCGGCCATCGAACGTGACATGGCCACGCCCAACACGCTTCTCGGATGCCCGGGGCGGATGGACATCGGCCACCGGACGGTGCCCAACTACGGCGGTTTCGATCTCGGGACCGTGCCGATGTCGCGGGCGTTCGCCAGCTCGTGCAATACCACCTTCGCCGAGCTCGCCAGCAGGATGCCGCCCCGTGGCCTCACCCAGGCCGCTGCGCAGTACGGGATCGGCCCGGACTACAACATCGAGGGCATCGACACCGTCAGCGGATCGGTGCCGCCGACGGTGAATCTGACCGAACGCACCGAGGACGGGTTCGGCCAGGGCAAGGTCCTGGTCAGCCCCTTCGGCATGGCGATGGCCGCCGCGACCGTCGCTGCCGGCCGGACCCCGGTTCCGCACTTGATCGAGGGTCGCGACACCGAGATCACCGGTGAGGGCGCGCCCATCTCGCCCGAGGTGGTGGACAGTCTGCGGCCGATGATGCGGCTGGTCGTCACCAACGGCACCGCCGAGGACCTGCAGGGCGCGGGGGATGTGCGCGGTAAGACCGGTGAGGCCGAATTCGTGGGCGGGTCGCACTCGTGGTTCACCGGATACCGTGGCGACATGGCCTTTTCGGCACTGATCGTCGGCGGCGGCAGTTCGGAGTACGCCGTGCGGATGCTCAAGGGGATGCTCGACGAATTGCCGCCGGACTACCTCGGCTGA
- a CDS encoding fasciclin domain-containing protein — protein sequence MKVIHRKSAAVAGLAAFAIFGAAACSSEEAESNVSSATSAAESAVDSATGTEETPTTTAMADPAANLVGSGCAAYAEQVPEGPGSVAGMAMDPVTVAASNNPMLATLTQALSGQLNPDVNLVDTLNGSEFTVFAPTDDAFAKIDPATLETLKTDSELLTSILTYHVVPGQAAPDAVAGEHATVQGANLNVTGAGNDLMVNDAGLVCGGVQTANATVYMIDTVLMPPAA from the coding sequence ATGAAGGTAATTCACCGGAAGTCAGCTGCGGTTGCGGGTCTTGCCGCATTCGCCATCTTCGGCGCGGCGGCATGTTCGAGCGAGGAAGCCGAGAGCAACGTGTCCTCGGCCACCTCTGCGGCCGAGTCGGCCGTCGACTCCGCGACCGGCACCGAGGAGACCCCCACGACCACCGCGATGGCCGATCCCGCCGCCAATCTGGTCGGCTCCGGATGCGCGGCCTATGCCGAGCAGGTTCCGGAAGGCCCCGGTTCGGTGGCAGGTATGGCCATGGATCCGGTGACCGTCGCGGCGTCGAACAACCCGATGCTCGCCACGCTGACCCAGGCGCTCTCGGGCCAGCTCAACCCGGACGTGAACCTCGTCGACACGCTCAACGGCAGCGAGTTCACCGTCTTCGCACCGACCGATGATGCGTTCGCCAAGATCGACCCGGCGACTCTCGAGACCCTGAAGACCGACTCGGAGCTGCTGACCAGCATCCTGACCTACCACGTGGTCCCCGGTCAGGCTGCACCCGACGCCGTCGCCGGTGAGCATGCCACGGTGCAGGGCGCGAACCTGAACGTCACAGGTGCGGGCAATGACCTCATGGTCAACGACGCCGGACTGGTGTGCGGTGGCGTGCAGACTGCCAACGCAACCGTGTACATGATCGACACGGTGCTGATGCCCCCGGCCGCATAA
- a CDS encoding GNAT family N-acetyltransferase, with protein MTEQDITVERRAIAGALVRALERRHEVLDVVVASDDYDAAIEALGDLLDTSPAAAEAVLRLSFDRLTKVSRRRIAAELENLSSRDLSFTSTEQAGRSARRLMLRPFAGDVDRDIFAARTHDVRSAGDGTPTPAGDLGDEIRDAIARVAAEEAVWLVAEVGTAKVGMVFGELCDGEVDVRIWIHPEHRKHGYGTAALRTSRSEMAAYFPAVPLVVRAPAADG; from the coding sequence ATGACCGAGCAGGACATCACGGTGGAACGCCGGGCGATCGCCGGCGCGCTCGTCCGGGCACTCGAACGTCGGCACGAGGTGCTCGACGTGGTGGTCGCGTCCGATGACTACGACGCGGCGATCGAAGCCCTCGGCGATCTGCTCGACACCTCGCCTGCGGCGGCCGAAGCCGTTCTGAGGTTGTCGTTCGACCGGCTCACCAAGGTGTCGCGGCGCCGGATCGCCGCCGAATTGGAGAACCTCAGCAGTCGGGACCTGTCCTTCACGTCCACCGAACAGGCCGGTCGGTCCGCGCGCAGGTTGATGTTGCGACCCTTCGCCGGCGATGTCGACCGGGACATCTTCGCCGCGCGTACCCACGATGTGCGCTCGGCGGGTGACGGAACCCCAACGCCGGCGGGGGATCTCGGCGACGAGATCCGTGATGCCATCGCCCGGGTCGCGGCCGAGGAAGCAGTGTGGCTGGTGGCCGAGGTCGGCACGGCCAAAGTCGGCATGGTGTTCGGCGAACTGTGCGACGGCGAGGTCGACGTCCGAATCTGGATCCACCCCGAGCATCGCAAGCACGGCTACGGCACCGCGGCGCTACGCACGTCCCGTTCGGAGATGGCCGCGTACTTCCCGGCGGTGCCACTGGTGGTGCGTGCGCCCGCCGCCGACGGCTGA
- a CDS encoding M50 family metallopeptidase, producing the protein MMFTIGIVLFALAILLSVALHECGHMWVARATGMKVRRYFVGFGPTLWSTRRPNKLGETEYGVKAVPLGGFCDIAGMTSVEELTPDERPYAMYRQKTWKRVAVLAAGPAMNFVIGLVLIYGIAVIWGLPNLHPPTNAMVGETSCVKSEVTQGNLGDCIASSPAAAAGIQAGDVVVKVGDTPVSSFDEMVTAVRPLDGPTTFTVQRDEAGQTREFTTLVDVTPSQRFVAGDDGAAEPVSTAVGTIGVTGAYFGPTQYNPLSAVPGTIAFTGDLAVELGKALAKIPTKIGALVNSIGGGERDPETPISVVGASIIGGDTVDAGLWVAFWFFLAQLNFVLGAINLLPLLPFDGGHIAIAVYEKLRNLIRSARGRVAAAPVDYLKLMPATYVVLVLVAGYMLLTVTADLVNPIRLFQ; encoded by the coding sequence ATGATGTTCACGATCGGCATCGTGCTCTTCGCACTCGCCATTTTGCTGTCGGTTGCGCTGCACGAGTGCGGCCACATGTGGGTCGCGAGGGCGACCGGCATGAAGGTCCGCCGATACTTCGTGGGTTTCGGCCCGACGCTGTGGTCCACGCGCAGGCCCAACAAGCTGGGGGAGACCGAGTACGGCGTCAAGGCGGTCCCGCTGGGTGGTTTCTGCGACATCGCCGGTATGACCTCGGTCGAGGAACTCACGCCGGACGAGCGTCCGTACGCCATGTACCGGCAGAAGACCTGGAAGCGGGTTGCCGTGCTCGCCGCAGGACCTGCCATGAACTTCGTCATCGGTCTGGTGTTGATCTACGGGATCGCGGTCATCTGGGGTCTGCCCAACCTGCACCCGCCCACCAACGCGATGGTGGGCGAGACGTCGTGCGTGAAATCCGAAGTCACACAGGGCAATCTGGGTGACTGCATCGCCTCCAGCCCGGCGGCGGCGGCCGGCATCCAGGCCGGCGACGTCGTCGTCAAGGTCGGTGACACCCCGGTGTCGTCCTTCGACGAGATGGTCACGGCCGTGCGCCCGCTGGACGGGCCGACGACGTTCACGGTGCAGCGTGACGAGGCCGGTCAGACCCGTGAGTTCACCACGCTGGTCGACGTCACCCCGAGTCAGCGCTTTGTCGCCGGTGACGACGGGGCGGCCGAGCCGGTCTCCACCGCTGTCGGCACCATCGGCGTGACCGGCGCCTACTTCGGGCCGACCCAGTACAACCCTCTCTCCGCAGTACCGGGGACCATCGCCTTCACCGGCGACCTCGCAGTGGAGCTGGGCAAGGCGCTGGCCAAGATACCCACCAAGATCGGCGCGCTGGTGAACTCCATCGGTGGTGGCGAGCGCGACCCCGAGACCCCGATCAGCGTCGTCGGCGCCAGCATCATCGGTGGCGACACCGTCGACGCCGGCTTGTGGGTGGCGTTCTGGTTCTTCCTCGCACAGCTGAACTTCGTGCTCGGCGCCATCAACCTGCTTCCGCTGCTGCCGTTCGACGGCGGTCACATCGCGATCGCCGTGTACGAAAAGCTGCGCAACCTGATCCGGTCGGCGCGCGGCAGGGTCGCCGCCGCCCCGGTCGACTACCTCAAGCTGATGCCCGCGACCTACGTCGTGCTGGTGTTGGTGGCCGGCTACATGTTGTTGACCGTCACCGCGGACCTGGTCAACCCCATCAGACTCTTCCAGTAG
- a CDS encoding fasciclin domain-containing protein: MTVNGKALAGTGFAVAAAIGLSLGSAPMAGAQPAGPGCAAYVQQVPMGPGSVESMAMEPVAVAASNNPLLTTLTAAVSGQLNPEVNLVDTLNGAEFTVFAPTDEAFAKIDPATIETLKTDSELLTNILTYHVVPGQADPMQVIGTHPTVQGAELTVTGEPNHLMVNNASVVCGGVQTANAKVYLIDTVLMPPA, translated from the coding sequence ATGACGGTAAACGGAAAAGCATTGGCGGGAACTGGATTCGCAGTGGCTGCGGCGATCGGCCTGTCGTTGGGATCGGCGCCGATGGCCGGTGCTCAGCCGGCCGGCCCGGGTTGTGCGGCCTACGTGCAGCAGGTCCCGATGGGTCCGGGTTCGGTGGAGTCCATGGCGATGGAACCGGTTGCGGTTGCCGCGTCCAACAACCCGCTGTTGACCACCCTGACCGCAGCCGTCTCCGGACAGCTCAACCCAGAGGTGAACCTGGTCGACACCCTCAACGGCGCCGAGTTCACGGTGTTCGCGCCGACCGACGAGGCGTTCGCCAAGATCGACCCCGCAACCATCGAGACGCTCAAGACCGACTCCGAGTTGCTGACCAACATCCTGACCTACCATGTGGTTCCGGGACAGGCCGATCCGATGCAGGTCATCGGGACCCATCCGACGGTGCAGGGCGCCGAGCTGACCGTCACCGGTGAGCCCAACCACCTCATGGTCAACAACGCCTCCGTGGTCTGCGGTGGCGTGCAGACCGCCAACGCCAAGGTCTACCTCATCGACACGGTGCTGATGCCTCCGGCGTAA
- a CDS encoding deoxyribodipyrimidine photo-lyase, translated as MPALLWFRRDLRLSDLPALLAAADVDGDVLACYVLDPRLKASAGPRRLQYLYDALRDLHDALDGRLLITGGDPKSRIPLLANAVDATSVHVSEDFTPFGQRRDQQVRDALGDIEMVATGSPYLVSPGRVTKDDGTPYKVFTPYFASWRKHGWRAPAESGARSATWMEPAEVSGKTHIVDIPDPGVELELPAGEQAARRQWEEFTGSGLAGYSDDRNRPDLDGTSRMSAHLKFGTIHPRTMAADLGQGKGAQAYLRELAFRDFYASVVNEWPDSVWWNWNKSFDRIEVDEGSDAEQAFEAWKAGRTGFPIVDAGMRQLAETGFMHNRVRMIVASFLVKDLHLPWQWGARWFLEQLVDGDMANNQHGWQWAAGCGTDAAPYFRVFNPTTQGSKFDPSGDYVRRYVSELADLDAAVDVHKLNGNRPDGYPEPIVDHAQERQEALRRYGALS; from the coding sequence ATGCCTGCACTCCTGTGGTTCCGTCGCGATCTGCGATTGTCCGACCTGCCCGCCCTGCTCGCCGCCGCCGACGTCGATGGAGACGTGCTGGCCTGCTACGTGCTGGACCCCCGCTTGAAGGCCTCGGCCGGACCCCGCAGATTGCAGTACCTCTACGACGCGCTCCGCGACCTGCACGACGCTCTCGACGGGCGACTGCTGATCACCGGCGGCGACCCGAAGAGCCGGATCCCGTTGCTGGCCAACGCCGTCGACGCCACGTCGGTGCACGTGTCCGAGGACTTCACCCCGTTCGGACAGCGCCGGGATCAGCAGGTGCGCGACGCACTCGGCGACATCGAGATGGTGGCGACCGGGTCGCCGTACCTGGTGTCGCCGGGCCGGGTCACCAAGGACGACGGCACGCCCTACAAGGTGTTCACCCCGTACTTCGCGTCCTGGCGCAAACACGGCTGGCGTGCCCCCGCCGAGTCCGGGGCCCGCTCCGCGACCTGGATGGAGCCGGCGGAGGTTTCCGGAAAGACCCACATCGTCGACATCCCCGATCCCGGGGTCGAGCTGGAACTGCCGGCCGGTGAGCAGGCCGCCCGGCGGCAGTGGGAGGAGTTCACCGGCTCCGGACTCGCGGGGTACTCCGACGATCGCAACCGCCCGGATCTCGACGGCACCAGCAGGATGTCGGCGCACCTGAAGTTCGGCACCATCCACCCGCGCACCATGGCCGCCGATCTGGGCCAGGGCAAGGGTGCGCAGGCGTACCTGCGGGAGTTGGCGTTCCGCGACTTCTACGCCTCGGTGGTCAACGAGTGGCCTGACAGCGTGTGGTGGAACTGGAACAAGTCCTTCGATCGCATCGAGGTCGACGAGGGCAGCGACGCGGAGCAGGCGTTCGAGGCGTGGAAGGCCGGCAGAACGGGCTTTCCGATCGTCGACGCCGGCATGCGTCAGCTGGCCGAGACCGGGTTCATGCACAACCGGGTCCGGATGATCGTGGCGTCGTTCCTGGTCAAGGACCTGCACCTGCCGTGGCAGTGGGGCGCCCGCTGGTTCCTGGAGCAACTGGTCGACGGCGACATGGCCAACAACCAGCACGGGTGGCAGTGGGCCGCGGGATGCGGCACCGACGCGGCGCCGTACTTCCGTGTGTTCAACCCGACCACCCAGGGTTCGAAGTTCGATCCCTCAGGCGACTACGTGCGTCGCTACGTCTCCGAGCTGGCCGATCTGGATGCCGCGGTGGACGTGCACAAGCTCAATGGCAACCGGCCGGACGGCTACCCCGAACCCATCGTCGACCATGCCCAGGAACGGCAGGAGGCCCTTCGCCGGTACGGCGCCCTGAGCTGA